A single Mangrovimonas sp. YM274 DNA region contains:
- the gltX gene encoding glutamate--tRNA ligase: MTKEVRVRFAPSPTGPLHIGGVRTALFNYLFAKKHNGTFVLRIEDTDQNRYVEGAEQYIVDALNWCNIPFDEGPGKNEKFGPYRQSERKHLYKAYAEELIASGNAYYAFDTAESLDFHRKDHEEKGKTFIYNWHNRLKLSNSLSLSEDEVKTKLDAGEPYVIRFKSPQDETLHLTDIVRGNMTIDTNILDDKILFKSDGMPTYHLANIVDDHLMEITHVIRGEEWLPSLALHVLLYKAFGWEAPEFAHLPLILKPTGKGKLSKRDGDKLGFPVFPLQWLDPASQEISRGYKEDGYFPEAMINFLAFLGWNPGTEQEIFSLEELTDAFDLTRVNKAGARFDPDKIKWFNHHYMQDQHNDDLAATFKESRPELANIDVNYISLVIGLIKERATFVGDFWQLGSYFFVAPESYDEKAYKKAIKEDTKALMEELLTEINNVDDFTAETLQNTIKGWITFKEIGFGKVMMPLRIALVGALQGPDVFEIMFLIGKNESVSRIEKLIATL; this comes from the coding sequence ATGACCAAAGAAGTTCGCGTGCGATTTGCCCCTAGCCCAACGGGGCCTTTACATATTGGAGGGGTTCGCACCGCCCTATTCAACTATTTATTTGCAAAAAAACACAATGGAACCTTTGTGTTGAGAATTGAGGACACCGATCAAAACCGTTATGTGGAAGGTGCCGAACAATACATTGTAGATGCCCTTAACTGGTGTAACATTCCGTTTGATGAAGGTCCAGGTAAAAATGAAAAGTTTGGTCCTTATCGTCAAAGCGAACGCAAACATTTATACAAGGCTTACGCCGAAGAACTGATTGCTTCAGGAAATGCCTACTACGCATTTGATACGGCAGAATCTTTAGATTTCCACAGAAAAGACCACGAAGAAAAAGGAAAGACCTTTATTTATAATTGGCACAACCGATTAAAATTGAGCAACTCCCTTTCGCTTTCAGAAGACGAAGTAAAAACAAAATTGGACGCTGGTGAGCCTTATGTGATTCGTTTTAAATCGCCACAAGATGAAACTTTGCACCTTACAGATATTGTGCGTGGCAATATGACCATTGACACCAACATTTTAGATGATAAAATTTTGTTCAAAAGCGATGGGATGCCAACCTATCACTTGGCAAACATTGTGGATGATCATTTAATGGAAATCACCCATGTCATTCGTGGTGAAGAATGGTTACCTTCCTTGGCACTTCATGTGTTATTGTATAAAGCCTTTGGTTGGGAGGCACCAGAATTTGCACACCTACCATTGATTTTAAAACCTACAGGAAAAGGAAAATTGAGCAAGCGTGACGGTGACAAATTAGGTTTCCCTGTATTTCCATTACAATGGCTAGATCCAGCATCACAGGAAATCTCTAGAGGTTATAAAGAAGATGGTTACTTCCCAGAAGCTATGATCAACTTTTTGGCGTTTTTGGGATGGAACCCTGGCACGGAACAGGAAATTTTCAGTCTGGAAGAATTGACCGACGCGTTTGATCTTACACGCGTGAATAAAGCGGGTGCCCGTTTTGATCCAGACAAGATTAAATGGTTCAACCACCATTACATGCAAGACCAACACAACGATGATTTGGCAGCAACGTTTAAGGAAAGTAGACCAGAACTGGCCAATATTGACGTCAACTATATTTCTTTGGTAATAGGTTTAATTAAAGAGCGTGCCACTTTTGTTGGAGACTTTTGGCAATTGGGAAGCTATTTCTTTGTTGCACCAGAAAGTTATGACGAGAAAGCTTATAAAAAAGCCATTAAGGAGGATACTAAGGCCTTAATGGAAGAATTGTTGACAGAGATAAACAACGTGGATGATTTTACTGCAGAAACGCTTCAAAACACCATAAAAGGATGGATCACGTTCAAAGAAATTGGTTTTGGTAAAGTAATGATGCCATTGCGTATTGCCCTTGTTGGAGCATTACAAGGTCCAGATGTTTTTGAAATCATGTTCCTTATTGGCAAAAATGAATCGGTTTCCAGAATTGAGAAGCTGATAGCAACTTTATAA
- a CDS encoding DUF4175 family protein codes for MSHFNSIQLKLEEFIRRYYFNELLKGAILFFAIGLLYFLLTLFIEYVLWLNPTARTILFWVFIAVEFGLFIKFILLPLAKLFKLQKGINYEQASNIIGKHFPEVSDKLLNVLQLQQSANLKTSDSDLLMAGIEQKAAQLQPVPFKLAVNFKKNFKYLKYAAIPLLIIGLSFLTGHFNLFSDSYERVLNYKTAYEPPAPFKFFVLNENLKAVENKNYVLKVSTAGKVIPENAQIQFNNETYFLQQTAPGQFEYVFEQPMESLDFRMMANDVVSKDYTLEVTKVPALVNFEMLLDYPGHTKKGNEVLKSTGSATIPEGTKVTWKVNTRFTERVALYAEDTLNFEKLDDNNFVANKQLFKNSNYQISTSNQALKDYENLTFELKIIKDDYPEIRVESQRDSLDQQSLYFYGQVSDDYALSKLQLVYYPVGNEDDKAYVSIPVNNSNFDEFVSAFPNQLNVQPGQAYELFFQVFDNDRLHNYKQAKSQVFSYRKLTSEEEETRQLDEQNETIKDLNNSFDKLKEQDQQLEEFSKTQKEKDQLNFNDKQKLQQFLKRQKAQEEMMQNFNKKLQENLEEFQKESNEKDEFKEALKERLEEQEQQLKQDEKLLEELEKLQEKIQKEELTDKLEQLAKQNKNKQRSLEQLLELTKRYYVAKKAEKLQQDLEQLSEKQEDLSNKNSEENNKEAQDELNKAFEEFQKEMDDLEKENEGLKKPMDLPKDDMTEEEIKEEQQGASDDLEKQEEQEQQNDQQGAQQSQQNAKQKQKSAAKKMKKMSSEMAQGMMGGGGQQMAEDAEMLRQILDNLVVFSFDQEALLNTFKSIEINHNEYGKYLRKQSSLREHFEHIDDSLFSLSLRQPMLSEQVNSQITEVFYNIDKSLDQLSENQLYQGIAAQQYTITATNALASFLSDVLDNMEAQMNSSPGQGQGSEMQLPDIIKSQGELNKEMEEQMEKQQGKPKDGQQQGEQKGQQPQQGQDGEQEGESEQNNEEMNGELFGIYQRQQELRNALQEKLTKEGLNGQAQKLLKDMEEVELDLLNKGFTNQTLQKMMQLEHQLLKMENATFMQGEDNKRQSETNLKDYNNTVQDQIPTAREYFNTTEILNRQALPLQQIYKVKVQEYFKKTDD; via the coding sequence GTGAGTCATTTTAACAGCATACAACTTAAATTAGAGGAATTTATCAGGCGATATTACTTCAACGAATTGCTCAAGGGAGCCATTCTTTTTTTCGCCATAGGTCTCTTATATTTTTTACTTACATTATTTATCGAATATGTGTTGTGGCTCAATCCTACGGCACGAACTATTCTGTTTTGGGTGTTTATAGCTGTTGAATTTGGGCTGTTTATAAAATTTATTCTGTTGCCCTTGGCTAAATTGTTCAAGCTTCAAAAGGGCATCAATTATGAACAGGCTTCAAATATTATAGGGAAGCACTTTCCTGAGGTAAGTGATAAATTGTTGAATGTGTTGCAGTTGCAGCAGTCTGCTAACCTTAAAACCAGTGATTCAGATTTGTTAATGGCAGGAATAGAACAAAAGGCGGCGCAGTTGCAGCCTGTACCTTTTAAATTGGCCGTTAACTTCAAAAAAAATTTCAAATATCTGAAATATGCGGCTATTCCATTGCTCATAATTGGCTTATCCTTCCTCACAGGACATTTCAATTTGTTTAGCGATAGTTATGAGAGGGTTCTAAACTACAAAACGGCCTATGAGCCACCGGCACCGTTTAAGTTTTTTGTCTTGAATGAAAATTTAAAGGCAGTTGAAAACAAGAATTATGTATTAAAGGTGTCAACGGCTGGTAAGGTTATTCCAGAGAATGCCCAAATTCAATTTAACAACGAAACTTATTTTTTACAACAGACCGCCCCAGGACAGTTTGAGTATGTTTTTGAGCAGCCTATGGAATCTTTGGATTTTAGAATGATGGCTAATGATGTAGTGTCCAAGGATTACACTTTGGAAGTAACCAAGGTGCCTGCTTTAGTGAATTTTGAAATGCTTTTGGATTATCCAGGGCATACCAAAAAGGGAAATGAGGTTTTAAAAAGTACGGGAAGTGCTACCATACCAGAAGGTACCAAGGTAACTTGGAAAGTGAATACAAGATTTACGGAACGGGTGGCATTGTATGCAGAAGACACCTTGAATTTTGAAAAGCTTGATGACAATAATTTCGTAGCTAACAAGCAGTTATTTAAGAATAGCAATTATCAAATTAGTACAAGTAATCAGGCATTAAAGGATTATGAAAATTTAACTTTTGAATTGAAAATAATCAAGGATGATTATCCTGAAATTAGGGTAGAATCGCAAAGGGATAGTTTGGATCAACAGAGTTTGTATTTCTATGGCCAGGTAAGTGATGACTATGCATTGAGTAAATTACAATTGGTGTATTATCCTGTAGGGAATGAAGATGATAAAGCGTATGTATCTATTCCTGTTAATAATTCAAATTTTGATGAATTTGTAAGTGCGTTTCCAAATCAGCTAAATGTGCAACCAGGACAGGCTTACGAATTGTTTTTTCAGGTGTTTGATAATGACCGTTTGCATAATTACAAGCAAGCAAAGAGCCAAGTATTTTCATACCGTAAATTAACCTCAGAAGAGGAAGAAACAAGGCAACTTGATGAGCAAAACGAAACCATTAAGGACTTAAATAATTCTTTTGATAAGTTGAAAGAACAGGACCAACAACTTGAAGAGTTTTCCAAAACACAAAAGGAAAAGGATCAATTGAATTTTAATGACAAACAGAAATTGCAGCAGTTCTTGAAGCGTCAAAAAGCGCAGGAAGAAATGATGCAAAATTTCAATAAAAAGTTGCAGGAGAATCTAGAGGAATTTCAAAAGGAGAGTAATGAAAAGGATGAATTTAAGGAAGCGTTGAAGGAACGTTTGGAAGAACAAGAACAGCAATTGAAACAAGACGAGAAGTTGTTGGAAGAATTGGAAAAGCTTCAAGAAAAAATTCAAAAGGAAGAATTGACCGATAAGTTGGAACAATTGGCTAAGCAAAATAAAAATAAGCAACGCAGTTTAGAGCAGTTATTGGAACTTACCAAGCGTTATTATGTGGCTAAAAAAGCCGAAAAGTTGCAACAGGATTTGGAACAATTGAGTGAAAAGCAAGAAGACTTATCCAATAAAAATTCTGAAGAAAATAATAAAGAAGCCCAGGACGAACTGAATAAAGCTTTTGAAGAATTCCAAAAGGAAATGGACGACCTGGAAAAGGAAAATGAAGGTTTAAAGAAACCAATGGATTTACCTAAGGATGACATGACCGAGGAAGAAATCAAGGAGGAGCAGCAAGGGGCATCAGACGATTTGGAAAAGCAAGAAGAACAAGAGCAACAAAACGATCAGCAAGGAGCACAACAAAGTCAGCAGAACGCTAAGCAGAAACAGAAATCAGCTGCTAAAAAAATGAAAAAAATGAGTTCAGAAATGGCACAAGGAATGATGGGAGGCGGTGGCCAACAAATGGCTGAAGACGCTGAAATGCTACGACAAATTTTGGATAATTTGGTGGTGTTTTCTTTTGATCAGGAAGCTTTATTAAACACGTTTAAGAGTATTGAAATTAACCATAATGAGTATGGTAAGTATCTACGTAAGCAAAGTAGTTTACGGGAACATTTTGAGCATATCGATGACAGTTTGTTTTCTTTATCCCTTAGACAACCTATGTTATCGGAGCAGGTGAATAGTCAAATTACTGAGGTGTTTTATAACATTGATAAATCGTTGGACCAACTTTCCGAGAATCAGTTGTATCAAGGTATTGCTGCGCAGCAATATACCATTACGGCTACCAATGCTCTGGCTAGCTTTTTAAGTGATGTATTGGATAACATGGAGGCACAAATGAATTCCTCTCCTGGGCAAGGGCAGGGTAGCGAGATGCAATTACCGGACATAATTAAAAGTCAAGGGGAGTTGAATAAGGAGATGGAAGAACAAATGGAAAAGCAACAAGGCAAGCCTAAGGATGGCCAACAACAAGGTGAGCAAAAGGGTCAACAACCACAACAAGGTCAGGATGGTGAACAGGAAGGTGAGTCTGAACAGAACAATGAAGAAATGAATGGGGAACTTTTTGGAATTTATCAAAGACAACAGGAATTGCGTAATGCTTTACAAGAAAAGTTGACTAAGGAAGGACTGAATGGGCAAGCTCAAAAGTTGTTGAAGGACATGGAAGAGGTGGAATTGGATTTATTGAACAAAGGTTTCACCAATCAAACGTTGCAAAAAATGATGCAATTGGAACATCAATTACTCAAAATGGAGAATGCTACATTCATGCAGGGAGAGGATAATAAGCGGCAATCGGAAACAAATTTGAAGGATTATAATAATACGGTTCAGGATCAAATTCCAACGGCAAGAGAATATTTTAATACCACAGAAATTTTAAATAGACAAGCCTTACCTTTGCAGCAAATTTACAAAGTAAAAGTACAAGAGTATTTTAAGAAAACAGATGATTAG
- the ybeY gene encoding rRNA maturation RNase YbeY: MISFNYETEFELSNEGEYTKWISETISEEGCKEGELNYIFCDDEYLHKINVEFLDHDTLTDIISFDYSVGKELHGDVYISIERVEDNAKDFDVEFKEELKRVMIHGILHYCGYKDKTDDDALQMRSKENYYISKFV; this comes from the coding sequence ATGATTAGTTTTAATTACGAAACGGAGTTTGAGCTTTCCAATGAGGGCGAATACACCAAATGGATTTCTGAAACAATAAGCGAAGAGGGTTGTAAAGAAGGAGAACTTAATTATATATTTTGTGATGATGAATATCTCCACAAAATTAACGTAGAGTTTTTAGATCACGATACTTTAACCGACATTATAAGTTTTGATTATTCAGTAGGAAAAGAGCTACATGGAGATGTTTATATCTCTATTGAAAGGGTTGAAGATAATGCTAAGGATTTTGATGTAGAATTCAAGGAGGAGCTGAAGCGTGTGATGATTCACGGAATCCTACATTATTGTGGGTACAAAGATAAGACAGATGATGACGCTTTGCAAATGAGGAGTAAGGAAAATTACTATATTTCTAAGTTTGTTTAA
- the mnmG gene encoding tRNA uridine-5-carboxymethylaminomethyl(34) synthesis enzyme MnmG: MMSLFQETYDVIVVGAGHAGSEAAAAAANMGCSTLLITMNLQNIAQMSCNPAMGGIAKGQIVREIDALGGYSGIVSDTSAIQFKMLNKSKGPAMWSPRVQSDRMRFAEDWRMMLEQTPNLDFYQDMVSGLLVEGERVVGVKTSLGIEVKAKTVVLTNGTFLNGLIHIGDKNFGGGRAGERAAKGITEQLVDLGFDAGRMKTGTPPRVDGRSLDYSKMIVQPGDENPEKFSYSDVTKPLIKQRDCHMSYTSPEVHDLLREGFDRSPMFNGRIKSTGPRYCPSIEDKINRFADKDRHQLFVEPEGWNTVEVYVNGFSTSLPEDVQFKALRSVAGFENVKFFRPGYAIEYDYFPPTQLKHTLETKLIDGLYFAGQINGTTGYEEAASQGLMAGINAALKVQEREAFILNRSEAYIGVLIDDLITKGTEEPYRMFTSRAEYRTLLRQDNADLRLTPKSYELGLASEKRLKRMEEKHSAAEDFVTFFKETSVKPEDINPILESKDSALVKQSDKMFKVFSRPNITIDDMRKLDVVEAYVQEHDLDPEVIEQAEIQVKYSGYIEKEKNNADKLNRLENIKIPENFDYSRITNMSFEAREKLNKIRPVTISQASRISGVSPSDVSVLLVYMGR, from the coding sequence ATGATGAGTTTATTTCAAGAAACATATGATGTAATTGTAGTTGGGGCTGGGCATGCCGGTAGTGAAGCTGCGGCAGCAGCGGCTAATATGGGATGTTCAACTTTATTGATAACCATGAACCTTCAGAACATTGCACAGATGTCTTGCAATCCAGCTATGGGTGGAATTGCTAAGGGGCAAATTGTGCGGGAGATTGATGCCTTAGGTGGTTATAGTGGTATTGTGAGTGATACTTCTGCGATCCAGTTCAAGATGTTGAATAAATCCAAAGGTCCTGCTATGTGGAGTCCCCGGGTGCAAAGTGATAGGATGAGGTTTGCCGAGGATTGGCGAATGATGTTGGAACAAACACCTAATTTGGATTTTTATCAGGATATGGTATCTGGTTTGTTGGTGGAAGGTGAGCGTGTGGTTGGAGTGAAAACTTCTTTGGGAATTGAAGTTAAGGCAAAGACTGTGGTATTGACAAATGGTACTTTTTTGAATGGATTAATTCATATAGGAGATAAGAATTTTGGCGGTGGTAGAGCTGGTGAAAGAGCTGCTAAGGGAATTACCGAACAGTTGGTTGATTTAGGTTTTGATGCGGGAAGAATGAAGACGGGAACTCCTCCTAGGGTTGATGGTCGTTCGTTGGATTATTCTAAAATGATTGTACAGCCTGGAGATGAAAATCCAGAGAAATTCTCGTATTCTGATGTTACAAAACCATTAATAAAGCAACGCGATTGTCATATGTCTTATACCAGTCCGGAAGTACATGATTTGTTACGTGAAGGGTTTGATAGGTCGCCAATGTTTAATGGGAGAATTAAAAGTACTGGACCAAGATATTGTCCCTCTATAGAGGATAAGATCAATCGATTTGCGGATAAGGATAGGCATCAATTATTTGTTGAGCCAGAAGGGTGGAATACGGTAGAAGTGTATGTAAATGGTTTTTCTACCTCCTTGCCAGAAGATGTTCAGTTTAAGGCTTTGCGTTCTGTGGCTGGTTTTGAAAATGTAAAATTCTTTAGGCCTGGTTACGCTATCGAATATGATTATTTTCCACCTACCCAGTTAAAGCATACGTTGGAAACTAAGTTGATTGATGGTTTGTATTTTGCTGGGCAGATTAATGGAACTACGGGGTATGAGGAAGCAGCTTCGCAAGGTTTGATGGCTGGTATTAATGCGGCGCTTAAAGTTCAAGAACGGGAAGCTTTTATTTTAAATAGAAGTGAGGCTTATATTGGTGTTTTAATTGATGATTTGATAACGAAGGGAACGGAAGAGCCTTATAGAATGTTTACCTCAAGAGCGGAATACCGTACTTTGTTACGTCAAGATAATGCTGATTTAAGATTAACGCCTAAGTCGTATGAATTAGGTTTGGCTTCTGAAAAGCGTTTAAAACGTATGGAGGAAAAGCATTCGGCAGCTGAGGATTTTGTGACGTTCTTTAAAGAGACCAGTGTAAAGCCTGAAGATATAAATCCGATATTGGAGAGCAAAGATTCGGCTTTGGTTAAACAATCTGATAAGATGTTTAAGGTGTTTTCTAGACCAAATATCACGATTGACGACATGCGTAAACTGGATGTTGTTGAAGCGTATGTTCAAGAACATGATTTGGATCCTGAGGTTATTGAGCAAGCCGAAATACAAGTGAAGTATTCAGGATATATCGAGAAGGAAAAGAATAATGCGGATAAGTTGAATAGGTTGGAGAATATTAAAATTCCTGAGAATTTCGATTATTCAAGAATTACAAATATGAGCTTTGAGGCTAGAGAAAAATTAAATAAAATTAGACCTGTTACCATTTCCCAGGCGTCACGAATAAGTGGGGTTTCTCCAAGTGACGTTTCTGTGCTTTTGGTGTATATGGGGCGATAA
- a CDS encoding OmpH family outer membrane protein has translation MKKIALLIGLGLGIFSCQNQQKIAFVDNGKVINDYQAKIDVEEKFKLKDLQFQKLRDSLIAKYQLEYKTAQDQAKGMSDNDVQKLSQELGRKEQQLIQQIKMKQEEMTEEFQKEIDSVIVEVKEFVKEYGKKNDYTYILGTSEVAASVLYGKEDNDLTQTITEALNKAYEEKE, from the coding sequence ATGAAAAAAATTGCATTGCTTATTGGTTTGGGACTTGGAATATTTTCTTGTCAAAACCAACAAAAAATTGCTTTCGTGGATAACGGTAAAGTCATTAACGATTATCAGGCCAAAATTGATGTTGAAGAAAAATTTAAACTTAAAGATCTACAATTTCAAAAATTGAGGGATAGTTTGATAGCTAAATATCAATTGGAATATAAAACAGCTCAAGACCAAGCAAAGGGAATGTCGGATAATGATGTGCAGAAATTGTCTCAAGAATTAGGGAGGAAAGAACAGCAATTGATCCAGCAAATCAAAATGAAGCAGGAGGAAATGACCGAGGAGTTTCAAAAGGAAATTGACTCTGTAATTGTTGAAGTCAAAGAATTTGTAAAAGAATACGGCAAAAAGAACGATTATACTTATATTTTAGGTACTAGCGAGGTTGCTGCAAGTGTGTTGTATGGAAAAGAAGATAATGATCTTACCCAAACTATTACGGAAGCGCTGAATAAAGCTTATGAGGAAAAGGAATAG
- a CDS encoding bifunctional 2-polyprenyl-6-hydroxyphenol methylase/3-demethylubiquinol 3-O-methyltransferase UbiG — translation MAKTDNFLKVKDHSVSGEEFVLVRHPELDLLETTPKPSLERLPEYYKSEDYISHTDAKRNVFEKVYHAVRNISLQRKLKLINAVSKESKSLLDIGCGTGDFLKVAQDANWNVCGIEPNEEARSIANKKTKDNVFDVSKLPSLKDQSFDVITLWHVLEHLPDLKREIEQLKRLLRPNGTLIIAVPNFKSYDAGYYKSYWAAYDVPRHLWHFSKTAISKLFLEQNMVVKNILPMPFDAFYVSMLSEKYKNGKMNFFKAFWVGFQSNLKAKRSGEYSSLIYVLKSK, via the coding sequence ATGGCAAAAACAGATAATTTTTTAAAGGTTAAGGATCATTCCGTATCGGGTGAAGAATTTGTTTTGGTCCGTCATCCAGAATTGGATTTATTGGAGACAACTCCAAAACCGTCTTTAGAACGTCTTCCTGAATATTATAAAAGCGAAGATTATATTTCGCATACCGATGCAAAACGAAATGTGTTTGAAAAGGTATATCATGCTGTGCGCAATATTTCACTTCAAAGAAAATTAAAACTAATTAATGCTGTAAGTAAAGAATCGAAATCACTTTTGGATATTGGTTGTGGAACAGGAGATTTTTTAAAAGTCGCACAAGATGCCAATTGGAATGTTTGCGGGATTGAGCCAAATGAAGAGGCTAGGAGCATCGCTAATAAAAAAACAAAGGACAATGTTTTTGATGTTTCGAAATTGCCTTCGTTAAAGGATCAAAGCTTTGATGTAATTACGTTATGGCATGTTTTGGAACATTTACCAGATTTGAAAAGGGAAATAGAACAATTGAAACGCTTGTTGCGTCCAAACGGTACTTTAATTATTGCTGTTCCCAATTTTAAGAGTTACGATGCCGGTTATTACAAATCGTATTGGGCGGCTTATGATGTGCCGAGACATCTTTGGCATTTCTCTAAAACAGCTATTTCAAAATTGTTTTTGGAACAAAATATGGTTGTGAAAAATATTTTGCCAATGCCATTTGATGCATTTTATGTGAGTATGCTTTCGGAAAAATATAAAAATGGCAAGATGAATTTTTTTAAAGCCTTTTGGGTGGGATTTCAATCGAATCTCAAAGCGAAGCGCTCCGGAGAGTATTCTTCGCTTATTTATGTGCTAAAAAGTAAGTAA